In Pseudoxanthomonas indica, the following are encoded in one genomic region:
- a CDS encoding BatD family protein: MNVSSRLPRLRRAALLLLATALCALSLPAIAQIQARVNRNPIDMGETFTLSLENVPQLGAPDLSPLQTDFEVLGRASNQSVQLGGGRSSVTSVLELTLAPKRAGNLQIPSLQFGSQRSPALALTVRPAPPVVGRDGNADLFLETSLDASAPYVQQSVGVVLRLYYAIPLLSGELQLDPPANALMQKVGDDVQGSRQINGRSYTLVERRFLLVPERSGALTLPAPRFRGRAAVGWFDNIMGNRREVSAMGSARTLQVRAQPANAAQPWLPLRDLRLRYVGAPDRGRTGEASMVTIEGVADGATRAQLPDIAAPVVSGAQVFPEPMQYDETFVDGRPQVKWTQRYAVVPERSGELVIGGATMSWWDVGAGVGKTERLGDLRLSVSPGQVGAGVGSVPAAASPTSARAGEPVAVAGQSQLPRSPWVWLTVGFAVLWLLTLLWALRRRPAQTAPHPREHAATPLTAGPTGTLAQLRQALDTGSLDDVAEAVRQLHAPPLRDLDAVIAQLARADQRAALEALRRARWADGDGAAARQALRAAFADGPHWRAGPTVEPAPLPPLYPQS, encoded by the coding sequence ATGAATGTGTCGTCACGTCTGCCGCGCCTGCGCCGGGCCGCGCTGTTGTTGCTGGCGACGGCGCTGTGTGCACTGAGCCTGCCGGCCATCGCGCAGATCCAGGCGCGCGTCAATCGCAATCCGATCGACATGGGTGAGACCTTCACCTTGAGCCTGGAGAACGTGCCGCAGCTGGGCGCACCGGATCTGAGCCCGCTGCAGACCGACTTCGAGGTGCTGGGGCGCGCGAGCAACCAGAGCGTGCAACTGGGCGGTGGTCGCAGCAGCGTCACTTCAGTGCTGGAACTGACCCTCGCACCCAAGCGTGCCGGCAACCTGCAGATTCCTTCCCTGCAGTTCGGCAGCCAGCGCTCTCCCGCGCTGGCCTTGACCGTGCGGCCGGCGCCACCGGTGGTCGGTCGCGACGGCAATGCCGATCTATTCCTGGAAACCAGCCTCGACGCCAGCGCGCCCTATGTGCAGCAGAGCGTCGGCGTGGTGCTGAGGCTGTACTACGCGATTCCACTGCTGTCGGGCGAACTGCAACTGGATCCCCCGGCCAATGCGTTGATGCAGAAAGTGGGCGACGACGTGCAGGGCAGCCGCCAGATCAATGGCCGCAGTTACACCCTGGTGGAACGACGCTTCCTGCTGGTACCCGAACGCAGCGGCGCGCTCACCTTGCCCGCGCCGCGCTTCCGCGGCCGCGCCGCGGTGGGTTGGTTCGACAACATCATGGGCAACCGCCGCGAAGTCAGTGCGATGGGCTCCGCGCGGACGCTGCAGGTACGCGCGCAACCGGCGAACGCCGCGCAACCCTGGCTGCCGCTGCGCGATCTGCGTCTGCGTTATGTCGGCGCGCCCGATCGCGGGCGTACCGGCGAAGCCTCGATGGTCACCATCGAAGGCGTGGCCGATGGCGCCACGCGTGCGCAGTTGCCGGACATCGCAGCGCCGGTGGTATCGGGGGCGCAGGTGTTTCCTGAGCCGATGCAGTACGACGAAACCTTTGTCGACGGTCGGCCACAGGTGAAGTGGACGCAGCGCTATGCGGTGGTGCCCGAACGCAGCGGTGAACTGGTGATTGGCGGCGCGACGATGTCCTGGTGGGATGTCGGCGCGGGCGTCGGCAAGACCGAGCGACTGGGTGACCTGCGCTTGAGCGTCAGCCCTGGCCAGGTGGGCGCTGGCGTCGGCAGCGTGCCCGCTGCCGCATCACCTACGTCCGCCCGCGCCGGCGAACCGGTAGCCGTGGCGGGACAGAGCCAACTTCCGCGCAGTCCCTGGGTATGGCTGACCGTAGGCTTCGCCGTGCTCTGGTTGCTGACGCTGTTGTGGGCATTGCGTCGTCGACCGGCGCAGACGGCGCCACATCCGCGCGAGCACGCCGCTACGCCGTTGACGGCCGGACCGACCGGCACGCTGGCCCAGCTCAGGCAAGCGCTGGACACCGGCAGCCTGGACGATGTCGCCGAAGCCGTGCGCCAGTTGCATGCACCGCCATTGCGCGATCTCGACGCGGTGATCGCGCAGCTGGCACGTGCCGATCAACGTGCCGCGCTGGAGGCACTGCGGCGCGCGCGCTGGGCCGATGGCGATGGCGCTGCCGCGCGCCAGGCCCTGCGCGCGGCCTTTGCCGATGGACCGCACTGGCGCGCAGGACCGACCGTCGAGCCTGCGCCGTTGCCGCCGCTCTATCCCCAGTCCTGA
- a CDS encoding VWA domain-containing protein: protein MSEAWASLHFLRPHAFWCLLALPLLLWLRYRQYQNANPWRGRVDAHLLPHLLVPGRRRVLGSLIGLALVLLLAVLALAGPSWRQGEQEMWQQRAPLVIAVDLSSTTTAADLPPSRLLQVRSKLAQLLAQREGGQVALVAFADDAFTVAPMTEDSANVALFLDALAPDVMPVDGQRVDRAIARAARLLAQAGFQRGDILLLTDHADAAAISAAAQAAQQGYRVSALGLGTAAGATYRNGDGALLRTQLDAGSLQTLARQGGGEFRALQAGDADLVALGVLDPPQLDDAQRGHGQTRTWLDEGYWLLLPLMLLSVLAFRRGGQLLLLGALMIGMPWSAHASDTGGWWQRADQRQHARMEQGVQAYHSGDFAGAQQAFAGQSSADAYYNQGNALAKQGRYDEAIAAYDAALAKQPKMEDAIANRAAVEQARKQRQGQGQGQQGSQGKSGAQDRNNTQGESGSQADRQDQPQPAKQQGAPATPPSSNAQSAPAGQEKPASPAGTRAASAPPPPPPQAADAKTQGAADAAQRRQMQQAMQRAGKSSMRPQARDNAQQAPETPEQREQRQALEAWLRRVPDDPGGLLRAKFQLEQERRQREGQ from the coding sequence GGGCCAGCCTGCATTTCCTGCGTCCGCACGCGTTCTGGTGCCTGTTGGCGCTGCCGCTGCTGCTGTGGCTGCGGTATCGGCAGTACCAGAATGCCAATCCGTGGCGTGGGCGCGTGGACGCGCACCTGTTGCCGCACCTGTTGGTGCCGGGGCGGCGACGTGTGCTGGGTTCGCTGATTGGATTGGCCCTGGTGCTGTTGCTGGCAGTGCTGGCATTGGCGGGTCCGAGCTGGCGGCAGGGCGAGCAGGAGATGTGGCAACAACGCGCGCCGCTGGTGATCGCGGTCGACTTGTCTTCGACCACCACGGCCGCGGATCTGCCGCCGTCGCGCCTGTTGCAGGTTCGCAGCAAGCTGGCGCAGTTGCTCGCGCAACGCGAGGGTGGCCAGGTCGCGCTGGTGGCTTTTGCCGACGACGCCTTCACTGTCGCTCCCATGACCGAAGACAGCGCCAATGTGGCCTTGTTCCTGGATGCGCTGGCGCCGGACGTGATGCCGGTGGATGGTCAACGGGTGGACCGCGCGATCGCCCGCGCCGCGCGCTTGCTGGCGCAGGCCGGGTTCCAGCGCGGCGATATCCTGCTGTTGACCGATCACGCCGATGCCGCCGCCATCAGTGCCGCCGCGCAAGCCGCGCAACAAGGCTATCGCGTGTCGGCGCTCGGCTTGGGCACCGCTGCCGGCGCCACCTATCGCAACGGCGATGGCGCGTTGCTGCGGACGCAGCTGGACGCCGGTTCCCTGCAGACGCTGGCTCGCCAGGGCGGCGGCGAATTCCGTGCACTGCAGGCCGGTGACGCGGATCTCGTGGCGCTGGGCGTGCTCGATCCGCCGCAACTGGACGATGCCCAACGGGGTCACGGGCAAACGCGCACTTGGCTCGACGAGGGCTACTGGTTGTTGCTGCCATTGATGCTGTTGAGCGTGCTGGCGTTCCGGCGCGGTGGACAGTTGCTGCTGCTGGGGGCGTTGATGATCGGCATGCCTTGGTCGGCGCATGCCAGTGACACCGGCGGCTGGTGGCAGCGCGCCGATCAGCGTCAGCACGCGCGCATGGAGCAGGGCGTGCAGGCTTATCACAGCGGCGATTTTGCCGGCGCCCAGCAGGCATTTGCCGGTCAGTCGAGCGCCGACGCGTATTACAACCAGGGCAATGCGCTGGCCAAGCAGGGGCGCTACGACGAAGCCATTGCTGCCTACGACGCCGCCTTGGCCAAGCAACCCAAGATGGAAGACGCCATCGCCAATCGCGCCGCCGTCGAACAGGCGCGCAAGCAGCGGCAAGGTCAGGGCCAGGGCCAGCAGGGTAGCCAGGGCAAGAGCGGCGCGCAGGACAGGAACAACACGCAGGGCGAGTCCGGCTCCCAGGCCGACCGCCAGGACCAGCCGCAGCCAGCAAAGCAGCAGGGCGCACCCGCGACACCGCCGTCGTCAAACGCTCAATCCGCTCCGGCCGGGCAGGAAAAACCGGCATCGCCGGCTGGCACGCGTGCCGCTTCGGCGCCGCCGCCGCCACCGCCGCAAGCCGCGGATGCGAAAACGCAGGGCGCCGCCGATGCTGCCCAGCGCCGACAGATGCAGCAGGCGATGCAACGGGCCGGAAAATCCTCGATGCGCCCGCAGGCGCGGGACAACGCACAGCAGGCGCCGGAAACGCCGGAACAGCGCGAGCAACGCCAGGCACTGGAAGCCTGGTTGCGCCGCGTGCCCGATGATCCCGGTGGCCTGCTGCGCGCCAAATTCCAGCTTGAGCAAGAGCGTCGCCAGAGGGAAGGTCAATGA